The nucleotide window GGAAGTTCTGTCTAAATTACTCGATAATGCTTGTAAATTTACCACCGCCGAAGGGACTGTCACCATTGAAGTCAATCATAATAGTCCACAACAATTAGAAGTCACCATCTCTGATACAGGACGAGGCATAGAACCCAATCGTCTCGAAACCGTGTTCGATCGATTTTATCAAGAAGAGGGGGCTTTACGGCGTTCTGCCGGGGGGACAGGATTAGGATTAGCCATTTGCCGACAAATTGTCAGGGGTTGGGGGGGTCAAATTTGGGCAGAATCTGAAGGAAAAAATCATGGCAGTCAATTTCATTTTACTGTTCCCATTGTAGTCGAGTCTTTTAATCCTGAAGCTGAGATCCTCGCCAATAATATAATCGATCCGATTCGTCCCACCTCTCAAAAACGGCGACGAACCTCTAAGAAGAAAAAATAACTTAAAACCCTTGTCAAGATAGTTGACAAAAAAACGAAAAGAGTGTACTAATGTTCTTTTCTGATTGATGATGCAAATTTAAGTGTCTTCAATTCGAGAATGTTTCATATTCAGGTTAGTTTGGGTAATCTAAGATTGATAGATTATGATACCCGAAGATAACTCTATTGATTTAAAGGAAAAATTGCTCAACAGGGATATGAATCAAGCAAGTTCTTCTATAAAATACAAAGGCAACCTAACCCCCCTAAAAATCAGTCATAAGACTTCTAATTTCCCCTTAAATTAGATTCTAAGTGAAAAATTACCCCTACAGGAGAGAAAACAATGGGCGTTGTTTTACAAGTCGGAGAGCAAAAAATTACCGAATCGGATTTATATCCTTTACTAGGGCAATACCGATTGTTGCCTCAGCTAGTGAAGGAAATTATCATCGATCAAGCCATTGCTGAGATTGAGTGTACCCCTGAAGAACAACAGATGGCTCGAAATTTGTTTTATCAGCAAAATCAACTCACCTCAGAGGAAAAAATTCAAGCATGGCTCAAACAACAAGGAATAACCAGAGAACAACTTGAATATTTATCACTACGGGAATTAAAGCTAGAAAAATTTAAACAAGTCACCTGGGGCAATAAAATAGAACCCTACTTTCTCAAAATTAAAGGAAAACTCGATCGGGTCATTTATTCGTTAATTCGTACCAAAGATACAGGAATTGCCCAGGAACTTTATTTTCGGATTCAAGATCAAGAAAATACCTTTGAAGAATTAGCTAAAAAATATTCTCAAGGGCCAGAAGCACAAACCGGTGGATTAATTGGCCCAGTAGAACTCAACGTTCCTCATCCCACCATTTCTCAAATGTTAATGGGGAGTCAACCTGGACAATTGTGGCCGCCTACTCAAATCGGCGAATGGATTATTATCATTCGACTAGAACAAAGGATTTCTACTCCTTTAGATCAACAAACTCAACAAAGAATTCTCAATGAATTATTTCAAGGATGGCTAATTGCTCAAATGCAACAAATTGTCTCTTTCTTACCCTCGACAGAGTCTATTAATCCATAATCAAGGATAGATAGAGAGTCTATTTTTTTTTAACTTATGGCCAGTTATTGATGATCCATCTCTCATGAGCTACACAACTATTGACTTTCAACAATTTTTAACCAAAGTTGCCCCTTTTGATCAACTCCCCGAAAAAGTAGTCACTGAAATAACCCCTAAATTTCAGCCTTGGCGTTATCGTATGGGTCAAGTGATCCTCAGAAAGGATAAAATCCCTTCCCATTTAGTCATTCTCTACGAAGGGCAAGCTCGTCTATTAGGCTATGATCCCCGGACGCAAATGCCCACGACTTTAGAATTGTTCCAACCGGGAGAGGTGTTTGGTTGGATTAATTTTATTAGAGATACCTCTTGTGAAACGGTGATCGCCTCGACAGAAGTGATCTGTTTAGCTCTTAAAAAACAAGATTTTTTAGATTTATTAGCAAAATATCCCGAATTTAAAGCAAAATTTGAAAATAAACCGACTTTAATCGAAGTTTTTGACCTGGCTGGTTCATATTTTAATCAACAAGCTCAAGGAGAAGGGGATCTTAAACAGATCGCCAAAAATTTAATCGCTCATGCTAGGGTTGAGTATCTTTCTCCGGGCAAAACTACCCTCGACACTCATCCTAATTTGGCAGATCCTCGCCTCCTTTGGTTAGTCAGTGGGGGAGAAGCGCCGGTTAATTTTCCCATTGGCAGTCATCTTCATTTAACCGATGAACAACAGGTGATCGAAGTCTCTCGCGGGACGATTCGCTTAATTGGCTTACCTGCGGAACAATTGCAATTGCCTCAACAAAGGGATGATCTGTTATCTCAGATGCTCCCCGAAGTCCCCCCCGACACTTTGATTGACGTTGCTCCTCAAGACTCTCCAAGTGCTTTAGTGACTCAGTCTGAAGAGGCCATTATTCCCACAGACCCGGAAAGCGAACCCATTCCCTATGCAAAAAGTGCCCTAATTGAAACAGGAATTAGCGATAATCTTCCTGAAACCAAAGACAAGAAACGCTATCCTTTTATTCGAGGGAAAACCCCCTTAGAATCGGGGATGGCTTGTTTCCAAATGATTTGTCAGTATTTTGGGATGCCTTTTCGCCGAGACATTATTCGTCGGGTTCTCTCGGATCAACTTCAGAGGATGGGGAGTTTGTCGCTTCCGTTGTGCGGCGCAATTACAGAATTAATGGGTCTCAATAGTCAGTTAATTACGATTAACTCCGATTCTATTTTACAAATTAAAGCTCCTGCCCTCATTCGCTGGCAAGATACCTTAGCGATTATTTACGAAATTAACTCTAAACGGGTTGTGATCGCTGTTCCCGAAATTGGAATTTTACGACGGAAACCGGCTGATTTTATCGAAGCTTGGGGAGCGCAAGGAGAAGTTTTACTCTTACAAAAAAGTAAAGAAACGCCTCAACGGAAATTTGGACTCAATTGGTTTATTCCTGCTCTGATTCAATACCGTCGTGTTTTAGTTGAAGTTTTTATTGCTTCCTTTTTTGTCCAACTCTTTGCCTTAGCTAATCCCTTGATGATTCAGGTAATCATCGATAAAGTGATTGTGCAAAATAGCCCGGATACCCTCCATGTGTTGGGGATTTTTCTCCTGATTATGGCTTTATTTGAAGCCTTATTAGGGGCAATGCGAACCAATCTCTTTGTCGATACCACCAACCGCATCGATATGAGTCTCGGCTCAGAAATTATCGATCACCTATTACGACTTCCTTTAAGATACTTTGAACGGCGACCGGTTGGGGAAATTTCGACCCGGGTTAATGAACTGGAAAATATTCGTCAGTTTCTCACAGGAACGGCGTTAACCGTTGTTTTAGATGCCCTTTTCTCGGTGGTTTATATCGTCGTTATGCTCATCTATAGCGTGGTATTAACAGCTTGGGCGTTAGCGGTTGTGCCGATTTTAGTGATTGTCACCGCCGTTTTTTCGCCAGTTATCCGCAAACAACTACGCACCAAAGCAGAACGCAATGCGGAAACCCAGTCTTATCTGGTGGAAGTCATGTCAGGAATTCAAACGGTTAAGGCGCAAAATATCGAATTACGCTCCCGTTGGCAATGGCAAGAACGCTACGCGCGTTATGTTTCGGCTGGATTTAATACGGTTATTACCTCGACGTTTGCCAGTTCTTTAAGTAATTTCTTTAATAAACTTTCGGGTTTATTGGTGTTGTGGGTCGGCGCTTATTTAGTTTTAGAAGGAGAGTTAACCCTAGGTCAGTTAATCGCCTTCCGGATTATTGCCGGTTACGTAACTTCTCCCATTTTACGCTTAACTCAACTGTGGCAAAATTTCCAAGAAACCGCCTTATCTTTAGAACGGTTAGCGGATATTGTCGATACTCCTCAAGAAGCAGAAGACGATCGAGATAACATTCCCATGCCTTTAATTAAAGGGAGTGTTAAATTTGAAAATGTCTCTTTCCGCTTCCAAAAACACGGCCCTTTACAACTGTACAATGTCAATTTAGAGTTTCCCGCCGGAACTTTTGTGGCCTTGGTGGGACAAAGTGGTGCCGGAAAAAGTACCTTAACCAAACTGCTGTCTCGGTTATATGAACCTGAATCAGGCCGAATTCTCGTAGATGGTTATGATATTAATAAAGTAGAACTTTATTCCCTCCGTCGTCAAATCGGGGTAGTTCCCCAAGAAACCCTCCTGTTTGATGGGACGGTACAAGAAAATATTGCTCTGACTAATCCTGATGCTAGCATCGAGGAAATTGTCGAAGCCGCTCAAGTGGCCGCCGCCCATGAATTTATTATGAATTTACCCAGTGGGTACAATACTAGGGTTGGGGAAAGAGGAGCATCTTTATCTGGGGGACAACGTCAAAGAATTGCGATCGCTCGTTCAGTGTTACAAAGACCGCAAGTTTTGGTATTAGATGAAGCTACCAGTGCTTTAGACTACGCCACTGAACAACAAGTCTGTGTCAATCTTTCGGTTGCCTTTAAAGATCGGACTGTATTTTTCATTACTCACCGTCTCGCTTCGATCCGAAGTGCTGATACGATCGTGATGATGGATGCGGGAACAGTCGTAGAAATTGGAACTCACTCAGAATTGATGGCGATGAAGGGACGCTATTACTATTTATATCAGCAGCAAGAAGCTAATCTCTAAACTAGAGCAATTAAACTGTAACTATTTATAAAAGGAAAGATAAACCTATGAGTCAAATGAATGGACATAACGGGAACGGCCATTACTCTAATGGCCATCATGCCAATGGTAACGGTAACGGTAACGGTAACGGCCACAAGTCAGGAATGATAACCACTGCACCGAAACCTGAAATTAAAGATTCTCAGTCTTTTAATTTTCTTCCTTCTTTTACTGCTCCCGAAAAAGGGGTGGTTTTGCGTCAATCTCCCACATGGTCTAGGGGAGTCGTTTGGACGATTGTGGGTGTAACGGTAGCAGCTATCATTTGGGCGGCGGTAGCCCCCATAGAACAAGTTGTACAAGCCACCGGACAGCTAAAACCCCAAGGAAAAGTCAAAGAAGTTCAAGCTCCGGTTAATGGAGTGGTTAAAGAAGTTTTGGTTAAAGATGGGGAAAAGGTAGAAAAAGGAGAAGTTTTAGTTATTTTTGATACTGAGGCTTCTAAGGCAGAATTAGCCTCTTATAAACAGATTCGTCAAGCTCTCCAGCAAGAAAATCAATTTTATCAAATGTTGATGGAGGAAAATCTCGATCCTTCTCAAGTAGAAACCGCAATTATTCAGTTAAAATTGCCGAAAGAAGTGGCAACGTTAGCCCGAAATCGCATCGCCTTAATGGCAGAAAATCAACTCTTTCGGATTCAAGTCGGGGAATCTGTTGCCAATGCTGCCCTCGATCGAGAACAATTTGCTCGTCTTGAGGCAGCTAGGAGAGAATTAGACTCTAGAGCTTTGGCGGCTAAATTAGAAATTAATCAATTGCAAAAACAACTCAGTCAAACTCAAGTTCAATTGGCAGATGCAGAAAGTCAATTAGTCGCCGATCGTTTAGTTTTACAAGAGATTAAAACTCGCAATGAGGATTTATTGCAACAATCTCAAGCCAGTTTAAAAATTGAGCAACAAATTCTCAGTGAAATTTCCCCATTAGCAGAAGAAGGGGCTTTAGCTCGCTATCAAATTAATAAACAGCAACAATCGGTCAACGATCGCATTGCGGATATTGTAGAAAAACAAGGCAATGGAGAGATTGAGTATAAAAAACAATTGCAACAAATTGAGACTCGTATAGCGGAAATTCAACGGTTTCAAGAAGAAGAACAAAGACTTCAAGCCGCAATTTCTCAGGCTAGAGAAAGATATATGAATACTCAAGCGGTGACGGAAAAAGATGTGCGGGATAGAATCGCTGAAAACAAAAAACGCATGGCTGAAGTTGATAGTCAGTTAACTAAAATTATCGTCGATAATAGAAATCGAATTGCTGAATACGATAGTCAAATTAGTCGAGCGAACCAAACCTTAAGATATCAAGAATTAAGAGCGCCTGTAGGGGGAACAGTGTTTGATTTACAAGCTTTTCCGGGCTTTGTTCCTCAACCTTCTCAAGCGGAAGCTCTCCTCAAAATCGTTCCTGATGACTATTTAATTGCTGAGGTCGATGTGATCAATAAAGATATTGGTTTTGTTCGCAATGACATGAAAGCTGATATCAGAATTGATTCTTTTCCGTTTAGTGAATACGGAGATATTAAAGGAAAAGTGGTTTCTATTGGCTCAGATGCTTTACCTCCTGATGAAATTTATAAGTATTATCGATTCCCGACTAGAATTCAATTAGATGATCAATTCCTCAAGATCCAGAATAGAGAAATTCCTTTACAATCAGGGATGTCTATCAGTGCCAACATTAAGATCCGGGAAAATCGCACTGTGTTGAGTCTGTTTACTGAACAATTTACCCGCAGTGTCGAATCTCTTAAAAAAGTGGATTAATTATTTCAAGCAAAACTTACGCTTAATAAGTCGTCCTTTAAACCCCCTTTCAACGGTAGGGCTGTTTCATTTTCAAAGGACACTGCCACCCTGAAGGATGCAGCTATACGAGCGAAGCCCGCCTACGCGGGCTAAATTTTTTGCTATTAATAAATATTAAATATAGCGTTTCTCTTTCTTGATGAGGTACACCTAACTCCAGCAAAGCTGCCCCCTGCCTCAAACCCAAAACTCTGTACCTCACCGGGACTGAGAATTGCTATATTGAAGCCTGCCTACTCAGGCTTAGTCCGTATAGCCACAGGCTTCAGCCTGCGGGGGTTTATAATAAATAATGGATAATAAATAATGGACAATTAATAATTGATAATTGATAATTATTTTGCTAAAAGCGGACGAAAAAACCAATAAATTATTCAACGATAATGCAACCCAATAGCCGTTTAAAGCTCATACAAACTCTCAATCGTTTATCTGTTGAGCAACTAGAGCAGGTTATTTTTACCCTCAAACCCCCACCAGGAATTATACCCCCGTCAATGGCATCGGTGGGTAATCGCACTTCTGCTTTATTACACTGGGCAGAATCTAGCGGAGGTTGTGGACTAGAAAAAGTCAATCAAACTCTTGAAGAGATTCTTAATTTTTCAGATTCTTTACCTGAAAATCCTCAATTTCTTGAACAATTTGCTCATCGATTCAAAAGAAATGCCTCAGTTGAACTTTCTGCCTTAGAAGTTCGTAATCGAATTGGATTACTCGATAAAGTTAAACAATCTTGGATTAAGGGAATATTAGATAAATCTTTACATTGGAAAGTCGCTATTGATTTAAATTTGACAGAAGAACTCGGATTAGTAGACCATTTTTCGAGTCAAATTCAAGAAATCCCCCCAGAAAATCAACCGAATTCATTTCCCGAAGCTTCTTTAGTTAATTTAATTGCAGAAATTGGCGAAGGGGCAACATTATTAATTCTCGGTGAACCGGGTTCGGGAAAAACAATTACTCTCTTAAGATTAGCTCAATATTTAATTATTGAAGCTGAAAAAGATGAAAGACAACCTATTCCCGTTATTTTTAATTTGTCCTCTTGGCAAACTCGATTTAAAACCTTAGAAGAGTGGTTACTTCAAGAATTTACCCTGAAATATCAAATCCCTAAAAAAGTGGCCAAGGGTTGGATAAAAAAACAACAATTACAGTTACTTTTAGATGGATTAGATGAAGTCAGTACAGAAGCTAGAGAAAGCTGTGTGATAGCTTTAAATCAGTTTCTTCAGGAAAATGGGTTAACTGAAGTCATTGTCTGTAGTCGTCGGCAAAACTATTCACAATTATCTAATCGATTGAAGTTTCAACAAGCGATCTCTATTCAACCTTTAACTGAAGAACAAATTAATCACTATTTCACTCAAGCCGGAGAAGAATTACAAGGAGTTAAACAGTTAATAGAAGAAGATCCCATTTTGGCTGATTTGGCTAAATCTCCCCTCATGCTCAGTATTATGACTCTTGCTTATCAAGGTAAATCGGCTGAAGATTTATTAAGGATGAGTTCTTCATCAGAGCGACGGGTACATTTATTTAATGCTTATGTCAAGAGAATGTTTTATCGTCAAAGACATGAAAATGATGATAAAAAGTCTAAGGTTTCTGACCAAAAAGTCAGTCATTATTTAAACTGGTTAGCTCAAAAAATGGAGCGACAATCACAGACAGAATTTCTCATAGAAGCCATGCAACCCCGATTACTTTTAAATTCAGTTGAGCGTCGAATTTATCAAGGTAGTATTGCTTTTGTGATTATGACTCTATGGGGAATCATCCATTTAGGACTTTTGGGATTCCATCATAGTTTTCAGGGAAGATTACCCTATACACCAGAGGGAGGACTTTTAAGAGGAGTAATAGGAGGGATTATAGCCGGCTTAATTTGTGGTTTATTTGGTGGGTTAGTGGGGAGTATTAAACAAGAAAAAATCGCACAAGTTTTTAATGGATTAATTTGGGGGATAACTTATGGAACTGTGTTTGCCTTGATTTGGCAAAAAGTTGGATTTGGCATCGCTTACGGAATTCTTTATGGATTAGTCGGATGTTTAATTTATCGAACTATTCATCGCTCAATAGAAACTGTAGAATTGATGCAATGGTCTTGGAAAAAAGCCAGTTTAAATGTTTTAGTCGCCTTAATTATTGGCTTGAGTTTAACTTTATCGGGCGCATTGGGAGAAATTAAAAGTATTATTATTGGTCTAGGAGTTTTATTTATTTTTGCTTTTACTAAAAGAAATATCATAGAATTTAAGTCAATTATTCCTAATCAAGGGATCTGGAATTCTCTCGCTAATGCTCAAAGATTATTTATCATTGTGGCAAGCATTACCGGAGTTTTGATGGGACTAGCTGAGGCGCGAGAAAAAGCTCCAATACTTAACGATCGGGAGACTTTAATTTATGGGATCATTAATGGTATTGTTGATGGCACTATTTTAGGATTACTGGCCGGATTAATTGGCGCAGAAGGCTCAGGGATTACTTGTTTAAAACATTTAACGTTACGGTTTATTCTTTGGTGTAAAGGTTATATTCCTTGGAATTATAAAAAGTTTCTCGATCAGAGTGTTGAACTTATTTTCCTGAGAAGAAATGGGGGCAGTTATAGTTTTATTCATCGCACATTAAGGGAATATTGGACTGAATTTAAGCCCCCTTTATCACAATTGAGAGATTTTTCTGGAGAAAGGCAACAGAATTAAGATTAAACATGAGTTAGGACTTTAATCTAGTTCTTTTGTATTGACACGAGAAGAACTAGGTTAATTTTTGTTTAAGAAATTTGACCTCGGAGTTAAATTTTTGTTAAAAATGAATTCTGACTCCTAAAAAATGTTATCAATAAGACAGAGAAAGCTAGTTGAAAAAATTTCTTTTTAAAGAGCAAGCTTTTTTCCTGACTCGCGGTAGTAATCTACTGCAACGCCTATGAAATGCCATCAATGCCCTACAAGTTGTCGTAAGACATCCCCCTCTCTATTCAATAAGTTATTGCCATTTTTTTCTAAAAAGTCCTCCTCACAGACTGTCAATTTGAGCCAGATTCCTCAAATCGCCTTGGTAGGAATGCCTAATGTGGGAAAAAGTGTTTTATTTCATGCGTTAACTGGAACTTATGTCACCGTTTCTAATTATCCGGGCACAACCGTAGAAGTTTCCAGAGGACAAACCTCAATTGGCGATCGCTCGGTGGCGGTTATCGATACTCCAGGGATGTATTCATTAGTGCCTATCACAGAAGAGGAAAGAGTCGCGCGAGATTTATTACTAAAAGAACCAATTGATTTAGCGATTCATGTGTTAGATGCTAAAAATTTAGCGAGAATGTTACCCTTAACCTTTCAATTGTTAGAAACAGGAATTCCCGTCTTATTAGCTGTCAATATGATGGATGAAGCGCGACAATTAGAGATTGAAATTAATCCAGAAGAACTAGAAAAACAATTAGGAATCCCCGTAGTGACAATGGCAGTTGCTCAAGGTCGGGGAGTGAAAGAATTATACAGGAGAATGGCGAATTATGTCCCATCAGATTGCTTATCCCCCGCCTATTGAAGAGGCGATCGCTTCTGTCGAATCTTTGTTATCGTTTGATCAGCCTTCCTCTGTTTCTCGGCGTAGTATAGCTCTAATGTTGTTACAGCAAGATGCTTCGATTTGGGAAAGTTTAGGCTTAAAAAAAAGTCACTATCTAGAACTAGAAGGAATTATTAAACAAACGCAACAAAAAATCGGCGAACCCGTTTCAATTGCCATTGCTTCCTATCGGCAAAAACTCGCCTGGCAAATCGAAAAACAAGTTCTCAAAGAACCCTCTCAAAGTAAGCCCCCATTAACGGAAATTTTACATCGATTAACGGTTAATCCTTTAACCGGCTTTCCTATTTTGCTCCTCATTCTTTACTACGGAATTTATAAATTTGTCGGAGAATTCGGGGCGGGGACTTTAGTTGATGCGATAGAAGGGTTTTTTGAGGCTAGAATTAACCCCTTTGTTAATGAGATTGTCGCCCTTATTTTTCCTTGGCAACCTCTGCAAGATTTATTTGCCAATGACTACGGAATTATTACCCTAGGAATTCGCTACGCTACAGCAATTGTCTTGCCGATTGTGGCGACTTTTTTCTTAATGTTTTCTTTTTTAGAAGATAGTGGCTATTTACCCCGATTATCTTTAATGCTCGATCGGATATTTAAATTTTTAGGGTTATCAGGACGGGCGGTTATTCCCATTGTTTTAGGGTTAGGGTGTGATACGATGGCTACCCTTGTCACCCGAACTTTAGAAACTAAACGAGAACGATTAATTGCTACCTTTCTACTCTCTTTAGCCATTCCTTGTGCGGCTCAATGGGGGGTAATTTTAGGACTATTGGCACAAAAACCAGCCGCTTTGATGTTTTGGGGAGGATTTATTCTGTCCATTTTTCTCTTAGCTGGCTTTTTAATGTCTCGATTTTTGCCCGGACAAGAAGCAGGATTTTATATCGAAATTCCCCCGTTACGGTTTCCCAAACTGAAAAATATCCTCACCAAAACTTATGTTAGGATGAAATGGTATTTTTTAGAAATTCTTCCCATTTTTATCTGGGCTTCGGTTTTAATTTGGTTAGGACGACTGACAGGGTTATTTAATTTAATTGTGAGTTGGATTGAACCGGTGAGTCTGGCTTTAGGATTACCGAAAGAAACAGCCCCAATTTTCTTATATGGCTTTTTCCGACGGGATTATGGGGCGGCGGGATTATTTGATTTACAAGGTAATCACAGCTTAAATGGGAATCAATTAGTGATTGCTGCTATTGTTCTTACCCTCTTTTTACCCTGTGTCGCTCAATTACAAATTATGGGGAAAGAGCGAGGATGGAAAACCACAACGGCAATCGTGTTATTTATCTTTCCTTTTGCCTTTTTGATGGGCTATTTGGTCAATTTATTTTTAACGGTTTTCGGAGTCAGCTTATGATGACACTTTCTAAGTTAAAAACAGGAGAAAAGGCAATTGTTGCCCCTTGGCAAACCTCCGATAATACTCTAATCCGAAAATTAATGACGATGGGGATTATGCCGGGAGTTGCTATCAAATTAGAACAACAATTTCCCTCTTTTATCGTCCAAGTCGGCAGAACTCGCGCCGCTTTCGATCGAGAAACAGCAAAATTAATTTATGTCGAGAGGGGTTAAGGTTGGAATATAGCATTGTTCATCACACTCCTGGGCGTGTTAGATATCGAATTCCTCAGTTGGCTAATGATCCAGAAATGGCCGAAAATTTGTATAATTTGTTTTCTGGAGAAGAGTATGTCACTGATGTTCGTATTAGGGCATTCGTGGGTTCTGTAGTTGTTAATTATCAAAGTGAGTCTTTATCTCAAGAGACAATCTGCTCCTATTTAGAGAATTTGATTCAAATTTCTGATACGGTTTTTCCCGGCAAGATCAACAAAAAATCTCAAGGTTGAGATCAATAATTTTAGGATTTAGGTAAGAAATAAGAAACAGACAATCATCTATTTTTTACCTAAAAAATCCTAAAAATTTACTGATTTAATAGCGAGGAAAAGGGTTACTTTTTCTCAGTTTTTTAATGCTTGTATTTATAAAAAAATGTTTAATCCCTTTTTTCAATTAACTTGTTATACCAATTCTGAAAATTTTAACTATACAATCTTCTCGCTTAAATTGTAGGATGCGTTACCTGACGCATCAAAGACTGTAGTTTGAGCTTTCAGAAATGGTATTAAATATTGTAAATATTAATTGAGAATCTATCTTAATAGATTGCTCAAATTTAAAACAAGGGTTAATATCCCTTACAAAAAGCCCCAAAACTCTCGACCTAAACTGATCACTTTTTTAATGCTAATTATTATCAAAAGCTTGTTATTAAAAGCGATTGTGATCGACTAGATGAAAGTAGTATTCTAAATAGTAACAGATAGAAAGAAAGGATTAGTTAAAGGTGAAATATGGTGTTGTTCATCAAAGTTCTGGGCGCGTCAGATTTCGCATCCCAAGTTTAGCCCATGACCCTCAATTAGTCGAAAATTTGCAAAATCTACTTGAGGGAGAGGATTATGTCACCTCAGTTCGCATCAAACCTTTTGCCGGTTCTGTGGTGGTTAATTATCAAAGTGAGTCTTTATCTGATGAGAAAATCTGCTCTTATTTAGAAAAGTTGATCCAAATTTCCGAGCAAGTTTTTCCGGAAAAAGTGGACAAAATCCCCTCAAATTCCCAAACAGAAGACCCCTCAGATCAGTCTGAATTAAAATTAGCCGCCGTTGCGACATTTTTAGCCTCCCTCAAAGAGTTAGTCAATATTCCTATTCCTGGGGGTATTGTTGCTACTTCTGTGATGGCCGCTAGTTGGCCGGTGACAAAACGAGCCGCTCAAAGTCTCTGGACAAAGGGTAAGCTCAATATAGACTGTCTTGATGTCATTGCCCTAACCTTCTGTAGTCTTCAAGGACGATGGTTGACTCCGGCTTTATTATTACTGCTGCATGAATTCGGCGATTTTATCCGCGATCGCACTGCCCGCACTTCTACCCAAGAAGCCACAGATTTACTCGCTACTTTAGGTCATTTTGCCTGGGTCGATCGTAACGGAAAACAGCAAATTCCGATCGATCAGGTAGAGATAGGAGATACCGTCATTGTCTATCCGGGGGAACAAATACCCGTAGATGGGGAAATTATCAAAGGGAAAGCTTCCATCGATCAACAAAAATTGACCGGTGAATCCATGCCAGTCGTGCGAGAAGTAGGAGAGAC belongs to Gloeothece citriformis PCC 7424 and includes:
- a CDS encoding peptidase domain-containing ABC transporter → MSYTTIDFQQFLTKVAPFDQLPEKVVTEITPKFQPWRYRMGQVILRKDKIPSHLVILYEGQARLLGYDPRTQMPTTLELFQPGEVFGWINFIRDTSCETVIASTEVICLALKKQDFLDLLAKYPEFKAKFENKPTLIEVFDLAGSYFNQQAQGEGDLKQIAKNLIAHARVEYLSPGKTTLDTHPNLADPRLLWLVSGGEAPVNFPIGSHLHLTDEQQVIEVSRGTIRLIGLPAEQLQLPQQRDDLLSQMLPEVPPDTLIDVAPQDSPSALVTQSEEAIIPTDPESEPIPYAKSALIETGISDNLPETKDKKRYPFIRGKTPLESGMACFQMICQYFGMPFRRDIIRRVLSDQLQRMGSLSLPLCGAITELMGLNSQLITINSDSILQIKAPALIRWQDTLAIIYEINSKRVVIAVPEIGILRRKPADFIEAWGAQGEVLLLQKSKETPQRKFGLNWFIPALIQYRRVLVEVFIASFFVQLFALANPLMIQVIIDKVIVQNSPDTLHVLGIFLLIMALFEALLGAMRTNLFVDTTNRIDMSLGSEIIDHLLRLPLRYFERRPVGEISTRVNELENIRQFLTGTALTVVLDALFSVVYIVVMLIYSVVLTAWALAVVPILVIVTAVFSPVIRKQLRTKAERNAETQSYLVEVMSGIQTVKAQNIELRSRWQWQERYARYVSAGFNTVITSTFASSLSNFFNKLSGLLVLWVGAYLVLEGELTLGQLIAFRIIAGYVTSPILRLTQLWQNFQETALSLERLADIVDTPQEAEDDRDNIPMPLIKGSVKFENVSFRFQKHGPLQLYNVNLEFPAGTFVALVGQSGAGKSTLTKLLSRLYEPESGRILVDGYDINKVELYSLRRQIGVVPQETLLFDGTVQENIALTNPDASIEEIVEAAQVAAAHEFIMNLPSGYNTRVGERGASLSGGQRQRIAIARSVLQRPQVLVLDEATSALDYATEQQVCVNLSVAFKDRTVFFITHRLASIRSADTIVMMDAGTVVEIGTHSELMAMKGRYYYLYQQQEANL
- a CDS encoding NACHT domain-containing protein; the protein is MQPNSRLKLIQTLNRLSVEQLEQVIFTLKPPPGIIPPSMASVGNRTSALLHWAESSGGCGLEKVNQTLEEILNFSDSLPENPQFLEQFAHRFKRNASVELSALEVRNRIGLLDKVKQSWIKGILDKSLHWKVAIDLNLTEELGLVDHFSSQIQEIPPENQPNSFPEASLVNLIAEIGEGATLLILGEPGSGKTITLLRLAQYLIIEAEKDERQPIPVIFNLSSWQTRFKTLEEWLLQEFTLKYQIPKKVAKGWIKKQQLQLLLDGLDEVSTEARESCVIALNQFLQENGLTEVIVCSRRQNYSQLSNRLKFQQAISIQPLTEEQINHYFTQAGEELQGVKQLIEEDPILADLAKSPLMLSIMTLAYQGKSAEDLLRMSSSSERRVHLFNAYVKRMFYRQRHENDDKKSKVSDQKVSHYLNWLAQKMERQSQTEFLIEAMQPRLLLNSVERRIYQGSIAFVIMTLWGIIHLGLLGFHHSFQGRLPYTPEGGLLRGVIGGIIAGLICGLFGGLVGSIKQEKIAQVFNGLIWGITYGTVFALIWQKVGFGIAYGILYGLVGCLIYRTIHRSIETVELMQWSWKKASLNVLVALIIGLSLTLSGALGEIKSIIIGLGVLFIFAFTKRNIIEFKSIIPNQGIWNSLANAQRLFIIVASITGVLMGLAEAREKAPILNDRETLIYGIINGIVDGTILGLLAGLIGAEGSGITCLKHLTLRFILWCKGYIPWNYKKFLDQSVELIFLRRNGGSYSFIHRTLREYWTEFKPPLSQLRDFSGERQQN
- a CDS encoding HlyD family efflux transporter periplasmic adaptor subunit → MSQMNGHNGNGHYSNGHHANGNGNGNGNGHKSGMITTAPKPEIKDSQSFNFLPSFTAPEKGVVLRQSPTWSRGVVWTIVGVTVAAIIWAAVAPIEQVVQATGQLKPQGKVKEVQAPVNGVVKEVLVKDGEKVEKGEVLVIFDTEASKAELASYKQIRQALQQENQFYQMLMEENLDPSQVETAIIQLKLPKEVATLARNRIALMAENQLFRIQVGESVANAALDREQFARLEAARRELDSRALAAKLEINQLQKQLSQTQVQLADAESQLVADRLVLQEIKTRNEDLLQQSQASLKIEQQILSEISPLAEEGALARYQINKQQQSVNDRIADIVEKQGNGEIEYKKQLQQIETRIAEIQRFQEEEQRLQAAISQARERYMNTQAVTEKDVRDRIAENKKRMAEVDSQLTKIIVDNRNRIAEYDSQISRANQTLRYQELRAPVGGTVFDLQAFPGFVPQPSQAEALLKIVPDDYLIAEVDVINKDIGFVRNDMKADIRIDSFPFSEYGDIKGKVVSIGSDALPPDEIYKYYRFPTRIQLDDQFLKIQNREIPLQSGMSISANIKIRENRTVLSLFTEQFTRSVESLKKVD
- a CDS encoding peptidylprolyl isomerase, encoding MGVVLQVGEQKITESDLYPLLGQYRLLPQLVKEIIIDQAIAEIECTPEEQQMARNLFYQQNQLTSEEKIQAWLKQQGITREQLEYLSLRELKLEKFKQVTWGNKIEPYFLKIKGKLDRVIYSLIRTKDTGIAQELYFRIQDQENTFEELAKKYSQGPEAQTGGLIGPVELNVPHPTISQMLMGSQPGQLWPPTQIGEWIIIIRLEQRISTPLDQQTQQRILNELFQGWLIAQMQQIVSFLPSTESINP